One window of the Lytechinus variegatus isolate NC3 chromosome 3, Lvar_3.0, whole genome shotgun sequence genome contains the following:
- the LOC121410569 gene encoding uncharacterized protein LOC121410569 produces the protein MADCRKNEIVVIVIALLMLQWTGKGVEAVSQFLNDAAFSIVDPELSVVSRLISSSSFGLFPQPTMGSVPAMTAVPPMTAVPSMTLQIPGPPNTQNVVLSTQMLLPTPTPSPTPVSISPAPPQNINAISGFISPVLLRDDNSFNTSTGIFTVDDDGVYVFVIHRPGVHSQNPDLTLTVITSANPTSNQTLATLDDTGDGSVTTTHVVADLRRGDRVFIDNPGQADVVGTADNPFIYNGFLLYHTPISPAPKVRQSAFWVSLAGNLSREEGAIFSNYNPPALNINDDFDAERGTFLTSLKGLYIFHLSATFTTTVSDAKPAITVNVNNVERARGSVKVNPIQISNSVGVTIALPMVQGDIVELFNVLDDPNIDFFLTFSGYLLA, from the exons ATGGCTG ATTGCAGAAAGAACGAGATTGTGGTTATCGTTATCGCTCTGCTGATGTTGCAGTGGACGGGGAAAGGAGTTGAGGCAGTGTCACAATTCTTGAATGATGCCGCATTCAGCATCGTTGACCCCGAACTGTCTGTGGTGTCGAGACTGATTTCTTCGTCGTCATTTGGACTCTTTCCTCAACCGACCATGGGTTCGGTTCCAGCGATGACCGCGGTACCACCGATGACCGCGGTACCATCGATGACTCTACAAATCCCAGGCCCACCCAACACTCAGAATGTTGTCTTGTCCACCCAGATGCTCTTACCAACTCCTACACCTTCCCCGACGCCAGTGAGCATTTCTCCCGCTCCTCCACAG AACATCAATGCTATATCTGGATTTATCAGCCCCGTGTTGCTCCGTGATGACAATTCATTCAATACATCCACAGGGATATTCACAGTCGATGATGACGGCGTTTACGTTTTCGTTATCCACCGACCAGGTGTACACTCCCAGAATCCCGATCTTACTTTGACCGTGATCACGAGTGCCAATCCGACATCGAACCAAACTCTCGCCACCCTCGATGACACTGGCGATGGAAGCGTCACCACGACACACGTCGTCGCAGATCTACGACGCGGTGATCGTGTATTCATCGACAATCCAGGACAAGCTGACGTCGTTGGCACCGCGGATAATCCATTTATCTATAATGGTTTCCTACTTTATC ATACACCCATCTCGCCAGCACCAAAAGTTCGTCAGAGTGCATTCTGGGTCTCCCTTGCCGGAAACCTAAGCAGAGAAGAAGGTGCtattttcagcaattacaatcCACCAGCCTTGAATATCAATGATGACTTCGACGCTGAGAGGGGCACCTTCCTTACTTCTCTAAAGGGCCTTTACATCTTTCATCTCTCGGCAACTTTCACGACTACGGTGTCTGACGCTAAACCAGCGATTACCGTTAATGTTAATAACGTTGAAAGAGCGAGGGGGTCTGTGAAAGTAAACCCGATACAAATAAGCAACAGCGTCGGTGTAACAATTGCACTGCCAATGGTTCAAGGCGATATCGTTGAGCTCTTCAATGTCTTAGACGACCCAAACATAGATTTCTTTCTCACATTTTCTGGATATCTCCTAGCTTAA